The Impatiens glandulifera chromosome 3, dImpGla2.1, whole genome shotgun sequence genome contains a region encoding:
- the LOC124929018 gene encoding membrane protein of ER body-like protein: MTSSIIINSTTCTCSFLFFSARRILDAEANRTWSTSSSSDSDKEEPLRGRSSRKLDVADSNIEEEPSVYEDNMNANATLSFNGFAKLHLHSEKVDQLSVVFDNEQGSVAIYIFSVSSVSEGIWKCRICCWTYKSGTPWIDHIQETTINHWDQCFFCEIRGVGFKHLFSDSEPPNDVQGLIFEKNNGDEVFSPITEEPEAERSPFDEINHQHEENNHDSSPSEHLLQPSEESSNGFIVEKSSTEILSVTDEVNLLKETDYEETEYDVETVLDKQNTHDLYCPNCRSCITRRVILCKRKRTVKISKDPKRNKLDTVADLNVDSTGGQGGGSTSTDNGADRDKDPEVFRCLSCFSFFMPSGNCFRPFQVLPETETENIEKNKTAPKKYWWQFMFNFGKEQTSETGHSRDLPIGDIGTPLLIPSPNDSSSTPANGDINKTELDNGRIGEVVVNVVEKPDGAIDNGRGTQSDSKSEFVTHTEYHAGNAVSTQQEDGRKFFVTEGVNTYKVFEDTKKDNHEEENISGDLAIKKKQVDASHDSGSAIEDENFLNKIKTNILPSGVARPPVIGTKVDIHIEKPLNDNAGGSDTFILIQNRPNEHIVPRSPEDVIDVGNIVAPEIIRHTRGVNGLEIVKSIVYGGLIESITSLGIVSSSAGSDATTLNIVALSIANLIGGIILIIHNIWDLKAEHDADSSTVRRGDRYQEILGRRQNFWVHATFALLSFVVFGLIPPVIYGFSFRVSDDKDFKLIAVAVGALVCISLLGIGKAYVQKLSAKGYVKTIVYYVVSGFMVSGITYVAGKYMKQLLEELGLFESTEALNMPSIIQTMATETPWKSFY, encoded by the exons ATGACTTCTTCCATTATTATCAACTCTACTACTTGTACTTGttcatttctctttttctcCGCTCGCCGCATCTTGGACGCAGAGGCAAATCGGACGTGGTCGACGTCCTCGTCGTCGGACTCGGACAAAGAGGAGCCATTGCGAGGGCGTTCCTCCAGGAAACTCGACGTTGCAGACTCTAACATTGAAGAAGAACCATCTGTTTATGAAGACAATATGAATGCAAATGCAACATTGTCCTTCAATGGATTCGCTAAGCTTCATCTACACTCTGAAAAAGTGGATCAACTCAGCGTTGTCTTTGACAATGAGCAAG GCAGTgttgcaatatatatattttctgtatCTTCTGTGAGTGAAGGAATATGGAAATGTCGAATTTGCTGTTGGACATACAAAAGCGGGACTCCTTGGATTGATCATATTCAGGAAACTACTATAAATCATTGGGATCAATGTTTCTTTTGTGAGATTCGAG GTGTTGGATTTAAGCATCTGTTCTCTGATTCAGAACCACCTAATGATGTTCAAGGTCTTATTTTTGAGAAGAACAATGGAGATGAAGTATTTTCTCCCATTACAGAGGAGCCTGAAGCTGAAAGAAGTCCATTCGATGAGATTAACCATCAACATGAAGAGAACAACCATGATTCCAGCCCTTCGGAGCATTTGCTTCAGCCTTCTGAAGAATCATCTAATGGGTTCATCGTTGAAAAGTCTTCTACTGAGATACTATCAGTAACTGACGAAGTTAATCTCCTGAAAGAGACTGACTATGAAGAGACAGAATATGATGTTGAAACAGTACTAGACAAGCAAAACACCCATGATCTTTATTGTCCTAATTGCCGTTCTTGCATTACCAGAAGGGTTATTCTGTGTAAACGAAAGAGGACagttaaaatttcaaaagaCCCAAAACGTAACAAATTGGATACCGTAGCTGACTTAAATGTCGATTCTACTGGAGGTCAAGGTGGTGGTTCTACATCTACAGACAATGGTGCTGATCGAGATAAAGATCCAGAGGTGTTCAGATGCTTGTCATGCTTTAGTTTTTTCATGCCATCAG GTAATTGTTTTAGGCCATTCCAGGTACTACCAGAAACTGAGACAGAAAacatagaaaaaaataagactGCACCGAAGAAGTACTGGTGGCAATTCATGTTCAACTTCGGTAAGGAGCAAACCTCAG AAACTGGTCATAGCAGAGATCTCCCAATTGGTGATATCGGAACACCACTCCTGATTCCATCACCTAATGATTCTTCTTCTACACCAGCAAATGGAGATATCAATAAAACAGAATTGGATAATGGAAGGATTGGGGAAGTTGTTGTTAATGTAGTAGAGAAACCAGATGGGGCAATAGATAATGGCAGAG GCACACAATCTGATTCCAAATCCGAATTTGTCACACATACTGAATATCACGCTGGAAATGCTGTTTCTACACAACAAGAAGATGGGCGGAAATTTTTTGTTACCGAAGGTGTCAACACTTATAAAGTTTTTGAGGATACAAAGAAAG ATAACCATGAGGAAGAAAATATATCTGGAGATCTTGCTATTAAGAAGAAACAAGTTGATGCCAGTCATGACAGTGGATCAGCAATTGAAGATGAAAATTttcttaacaaaattaaaaccaaCA TTCTTCCTTCTGGAGTTGCTCGGCCTCCTGTTATTGGCACTAAAGTGGATATACATATTGAGAAGCCCCTGAATGACAATGCAG GGGGTTCTGATACATTCATTCTCATACAAAACCGGCCTAATGAGCATATAGTTCCTCGAAGTCCTGAGGATGTGATTGATGTGGGTAACATAGTGGCTCCAGAAATAATCAGACATACTAGAGGTGTCAATGGTCTGGAAATTGTGAAGAGTATTGTATATGGTGGTCTGATTGAGTCAATAACAAGCCTAGGCATTGTGTCATCTTCTGCTGGTTCTGATGCTACCACAT TGAATATAGTGGCTTTGTCAATAGCCAACTTGATTGGTGGGATCATTTTGATTATTCACAAT ATTTGGGACCTGAAAGCTGAACATGACGCCGACAGTTCAACGGTGAGAAGGGGGGATCGTTATCAAGAAATATTAGGGCGTAGACAGAACTTCTGGGTTCATGCAACATTTGCTTTACTGTCATTTGTAGTTTTTGGGCTGATTCCTCCAGTTATTTACGGGTTCTCTTTCCGTGTAAGTGACGACAAGGACTTCAAACTAATTGCAGTTGCGGTTGGCGCTCTTGTATGCATCTCGTTACTTGGTATTGGAAAAGCATATGTCCAGAAGCTAAGTGCTAAGGGTTATGTGAAAACTATAGTGTACTATGTTGTTTCTGGATTTATGGTCTCTGGCATTACTTATGTTGCTGGAAAATATATGAAGCAACTTTTGGAGGAACTTGGTTTGTTTGAATCTACTGAAGCACTCAACATGCCTTCCATCATCCAGACAATGGCAACAGAAACGCCATGGAAATCCTTCTATTAG
- the LOC124930724 gene encoding chloroplastic import inner membrane translocase subunit HP30-2: MGDGKQGVMTINTQNLNPIGQLQLQFKDLETKFKEWLSKQSLPVEAAIVTATSAAQGAVMGGFMGTLTTDISSGIPTPPPNVAAFTPDAMASLKQAQALGGGPLIQARNFAVMTGVNAGISCVLKRIRGKEDVQSSMVAAFGSGAMFSLVSGVGGPNQATNVISSGLFFALVQGGLFKIGQKFSQPVKEDVNYAKTRNMLTTLGLQNYERNFKKGMLTDNTLPLLTDSALRDVKIPPGPRLLILDHIERDPELKSR; encoded by the exons ATGGGAGACGGAAAGCAAGGAGTCATGACGATTAACACCCAGAATCTGAACCCAATTGGTCAGTTGCAGTTGCAGTTCAAGGACCTCGAGACCAAATTCAAGGAATGGTTGTCCAAGCAGTCCTTACCCGTTGAGGCCGCTATAGTTACCGCCACTAGCGCCGCCCAGGGTGCAGTCATGGGTGGCTTCATGGGTACCCTCACCACCGACATCTCCTCCGGGATCCCAACCCCTCCTCCTAATGTCGCCGCCTTCACTCCTGATGCTATGGCTTCTCTCAAGCAAGCCCAG GCCTTAGGTGGGGGTCCATTGATACAAGCACGGAATTTCGCGGTCATGACAGGGGTGAATGCTGGTATATCTTGTGTCTTGAAAAGAATAAGAGGAAAAGAGGATGTGCAGTCCAG TATGGTGGCTGCTTTTGGATCGGGAGCCATGTTCTCATTAGTGAGTGGTGTGGGTGGTCCAAATCAGGCCACAAATGTTATTTCATCTGGCCTCTTCTTTGCGCTTGTTCAAGGTGGACTTTTCAAG ATTGGGCAGAAGTTCTCTCAGCCAGTAAAGGAAGACGTGAACTACGCAAAAACTAGAAACATGTTGACAACTCTAGGCCTCCAAAATTATGAGAGGAATTTCAAGAAAGGAATGCTAACAGACAACACCTTGCCATTGCTGACTGACAG TGCTCTTAGGGATGTGAAGATACCTCCAGGACCGAGGCTCCTTATTCTCGATCACATCGAAAG GGACCCGGAACTTAAAAGCAGATGA